The proteins below come from a single Methanothrix thermoacetophila PT genomic window:
- a CDS encoding right-handed parallel beta-helix repeat-containing protein has translation MACVIIIASLPARAVTVCGEGCDFSSVQEAINAASAGDTIEVHSGIYFEHVYVSKSLTLVGVDTGGGMPVIDAEGIGSAITISADNVTLRGFRVTNSGSCGCGNAGIKVLSDNNTIADNVAQGNKYGIHCTGSRNSFMRNDIHDNDISMYDEGKDNVWDVREDD, from the coding sequence ATGGCGTGTGTCATAATCATAGCTTCGCTCCCTGCCAGGGCGGTGACCGTCTGCGGAGAAGGATGCGATTTCTCGAGCGTGCAGGAGGCGATAAATGCTGCCAGCGCTGGAGACACAATCGAGGTTCACAGCGGGATATACTTCGAGCACGTGTACGTCTCGAAGAGCCTGACGCTTGTCGGCGTGGACACCGGTGGAGGAATGCCTGTGATAGACGCAGAAGGGATTGGCAGCGCCATAACGATAAGCGCAGACAATGTGACCCTGAGGGGGTTCAGGGTCACGAACTCCGGTAGTTGCGGATGTGGCAATGCAGGAATAAAAGTTCTGTCCGACAACAACACAATCGCAGACAACGTCGCGCAGGGCAACAAGTACGGGATCCATTGCACTGGAAGCAGGAACTCCTTCATGAGGAATGACATTCACGACAACGACATCAGCATGTACGATGAGGGCAAGGACAACGTATGGGATGTGAGAGAGGATGACTGA
- the pspAA gene encoding PspA-associated protein PspAA produces MIIRIMGEGQYRAPDAIIEDLNAIDNRIVELVEKGDREGFRNELLRMVSLVRERCEPLEASEIVKSDLILPPSDLTFEEARGIFRGQGLIED; encoded by the coding sequence ATGATCATCAGGATAATGGGCGAGGGCCAGTACAGGGCACCTGATGCCATCATCGAGGATCTCAACGCCATTGACAACCGCATCGTGGAGCTTGTGGAGAAGGGGGATCGTGAGGGGTTCAGGAACGAGCTGCTCAGGATGGTCTCGCTTGTCAGGGAGCGGTGTGAGCCGCTGGAGGCGAGCGAGATCGTAAAATCTGATCTGATTCTTCCGCCTTCGGATCTGACTTTCGAGGAGGCGAGGGGCATATTCAGGGGACAGGGTCTGATCGAGGATTAG
- a CDS encoding homoserine dehydrogenase, with the protein MREVRISLIGYGVVGHGVVDVISRKRKMLRGLGLDLKIVSITDHTGTLVNEDGISGESVLSHKTLHEVANSEMSAKETIRSVNSELVVEVTPTNIVHGQPGLGHMEEALSNGKHVVTSNKGPLVVAYDKLKRLADDNGVMLKFEATVGGTMPLINLIERTLVGNTILGIRGIFNGTCNYILTRMAEEQYPFSRALAEAQELGYAEADPTYDIEGVDTAAKIVILANAIFNMNVKYNDVQVRGITEITPESLALAKKHGYVIKLIGEVPALTVRPMLVPIRSPLAVGSTLNAAAIYTDLSGTITVTGLGAGGLETAAAILSDIVSIYRTKRVDAIF; encoded by the coding sequence ATGAGGGAGGTCAGGATCTCGCTGATCGGCTACGGTGTCGTCGGCCACGGAGTAGTCGATGTCATCAGCAGGAAGCGCAAGATGCTCAGGGGGCTGGGGCTTGATCTCAAGATTGTCAGCATTACAGACCACACAGGCACACTGGTTAATGAGGATGGTATATCAGGGGAGAGTGTTCTCAGTCACAAGACCCTCCATGAGGTTGCAAACTCTGAGATGAGCGCCAAGGAGACCATAAGATCTGTGAACTCGGAGCTGGTCGTGGAGGTCACGCCGACGAACATAGTCCACGGACAGCCTGGCCTGGGCCACATGGAGGAAGCTCTCTCCAATGGAAAGCACGTGGTCACCTCAAACAAAGGGCCTCTTGTTGTTGCGTACGATAAACTGAAGCGACTGGCTGATGATAACGGCGTAATGCTGAAGTTCGAGGCGACAGTCGGCGGCACGATGCCCCTGATAAATCTGATAGAGAGAACGCTCGTCGGGAACACCATTCTGGGTATACGCGGCATATTCAACGGCACATGCAACTACATCCTCACGAGGATGGCCGAGGAGCAGTATCCATTCAGCAGGGCCCTGGCTGAGGCGCAGGAGCTGGGGTATGCCGAGGCTGACCCGACATACGATATAGAGGGCGTGGATACAGCTGCGAAGATCGTCATACTGGCGAATGCGATATTCAACATGAACGTGAAGTACAATGATGTCCAGGTGAGGGGCATAACAGAGATCACACCCGAGTCCCTGGCGCTTGCGAAGAAGCACGGGTATGTTATAAAGCTGATCGGCGAGGTGCCGGCGCTGACCGTCAGGCCGATGCTCGTGCCGATCAGGAGCCCACTTGCAGTCGGATCCACACTTAACGCAGCTGCGATATACACAGATCTTTCAGGTACGATAACGGTCACCGGTCTCGGGGCGGGGGGCTTGGAGACCGCAGCCGCGATACTGAGCGATATTGTGAGCATATACAGGACGAAGCGCGTGGATGCGATATTCTGA
- the ribC gene encoding riboflavin synthase, with protein MKRIGIADTTFARYDMARAAIREIKKHASVEIVRYTVPGVKDLPVAAKRLIEEHKCDIVIALGMPGAAPIDKVCAHEASTGLIMAQLMTNRHIIEVFVHEDEAGDERTLARLAEKRAAEHALNAVRLLFRPEELTRMAGTGQRQGFEDAGPLEGGGGTH; from the coding sequence ATGAAACGCATAGGTATAGCGGATACCACATTCGCCAGGTATGACATGGCGAGGGCCGCGATTCGTGAGATAAAGAAGCACGCGTCCGTGGAGATAGTCAGGTACACTGTTCCGGGCGTGAAGGATCTCCCGGTGGCTGCGAAGCGGCTCATCGAGGAACACAAGTGTGATATCGTAATCGCCCTGGGGATGCCCGGCGCCGCGCCCATAGACAAGGTCTGTGCCCATGAGGCATCGACAGGTTTGATAATGGCCCAGCTCATGACAAACAGGCACATCATAGAGGTGTTTGTCCATGAGGATGAGGCAGGGGACGAGCGCACTCTGGCCAGGCTCGCAGAGAAAAGGGCGGCAGAGCACGCCCTGAACGCTGTCAGGCTCCTCTTCAGACCGGAGGAGCTGACCAGGATGGCGGGCACCGGCCAGAGGCAGGGGTTCGAGGATGCAGGCCCACTGGAGGGGGGCGGAGGAACGCACTGA
- a CDS encoding DUF2124 domain-containing protein, whose amino-acid sequence MEKIQDVKGLGGMLNGFRDMVKDFESITFIGSPGFCTPFALFLGYPVREKRLAFVPGVSPEKTRRVIATEYGMELGEMCSPDADVLVVLGGMAMPKIGVSIEDMRQLLGKIPHKSVMGVCFMGIFEKAGWCDSIEFDYVMNTIIEGDISKR is encoded by the coding sequence ATGGAGAAGATACAGGACGTCAAAGGGCTTGGAGGAATGCTGAATGGCTTCAGGGACATGGTTAAGGATTTCGAGAGCATCACGTTCATAGGATCTCCCGGATTCTGCACGCCATTCGCGCTCTTCCTGGGATATCCTGTGAGGGAGAAGAGGCTGGCATTCGTGCCTGGAGTGAGCCCGGAGAAGACACGCAGGGTCATCGCCACCGAATACGGCATGGAGCTGGGAGAGATGTGCTCCCCGGACGCGGATGTTCTCGTGGTGCTTGGGGGAATGGCCATGCCCAAGATCGGCGTCAGCATTGAAGATATGAGGCAACTTCTCGGAAAAATCCCCCACAAAAGTGTTATGGGAGTTTGCTTCATGGGGATATTCGAGAAGGCCGGATGGTGCGACAGCATAGAATTCGATTATGTGATGAACACCATCATAGAGGGAGATATATCAAAAAGATAA
- the hisD gene encoding histidinol dehydrogenase has protein sequence MIVKKLNELSSEDLKVLLSREIGIQDVLQRVNDIVMDVAENGDEALRRYTEQFDGVRLESFRVSDDEIEEAYDAVDESLLRSLELAAQNIYAFHDEERTKDLWLYQVAPGVVAGQKVVPLESVGAYVPGGRAAYPSSALMCVIPAKVAGVERMVVCTPPDRSGRISPLTLAAADIAGADEIYKLGGAQAIAAMALGTESIERVEKIVGPGNIYVTAAKMLVRGSVEIDFPAGPSEVLIIADSSADPEFVAADMIAQAEHDPSSIAVVVTTSEPLAKAIETEIPSQIEKAERRDIVQASLERCAILLAESLDDALAFSNAFAPEHLELMVRDPMDALNLVRSAGSVFLGHYTPVAAGDYATGTNHVLPTAGYARIFSGLNIDAFTKKISIQSMTADGLESLADAIIKMAESEGLRAHAESVRIRMRR, from the coding sequence ATGATCGTGAAGAAGCTGAATGAGCTGAGTTCAGAGGACCTGAAGGTTCTTCTGTCTAGAGAGATCGGAATACAGGACGTCCTGCAGAGGGTCAACGACATTGTGATGGATGTCGCAGAGAACGGCGATGAAGCTCTGAGGAGATACACGGAGCAGTTCGATGGCGTGCGCCTTGAGAGCTTCAGGGTATCAGATGATGAGATCGAGGAGGCGTACGATGCTGTGGATGAGAGTCTTCTCAGATCTCTGGAGCTTGCGGCTCAGAACATCTACGCATTCCATGATGAGGAGCGCACGAAGGATCTCTGGTTGTACCAGGTCGCGCCTGGGGTAGTCGCAGGGCAGAAGGTCGTGCCGCTGGAGAGCGTCGGTGCTTATGTTCCCGGCGGAAGAGCCGCGTATCCGAGCTCTGCGCTGATGTGTGTTATTCCCGCGAAGGTCGCGGGCGTTGAGAGAATGGTCGTGTGCACGCCGCCGGACAGATCTGGCAGGATCTCGCCTCTAACGTTAGCCGCCGCGGATATTGCCGGTGCGGATGAGATCTACAAGCTTGGGGGAGCTCAGGCGATAGCTGCCATGGCCCTCGGAACCGAGAGCATTGAGCGTGTCGAGAAGATAGTCGGACCCGGGAATATATACGTCACTGCAGCGAAAATGCTCGTGAGAGGCAGCGTCGAGATAGATTTTCCAGCGGGACCCTCAGAGGTTTTAATCATAGCGGATTCATCTGCGGATCCCGAGTTCGTAGCAGCGGATATGATCGCCCAGGCCGAGCACGATCCATCATCGATAGCGGTAGTTGTCACGACCAGCGAACCGCTGGCTAAGGCCATCGAGACGGAGATACCATCTCAGATTGAGAAAGCGGAGCGGAGGGATATAGTCCAGGCGAGCCTTGAGCGATGTGCCATCCTGTTGGCCGAGAGTCTGGATGACGCTTTGGCATTTTCGAACGCATTCGCGCCTGAGCACCTGGAGCTGATGGTCAGGGATCCGATGGATGCCCTGAACCTTGTGAGAAGCGCTGGATCTGTGTTTCTCGGGCACTATACACCCGTAGCTGCTGGCGATTACGCAACAGGAACGAACCATGTGCTTCCCACAGCTGGTTACGCGAGGATCTTCTCTGGTTTGAACATAGATGCGTTCACCAAGAAGATATCCATACAGAGCATGACCGCAGATGGGCTTGAGTCGCTCGCGGATGCTATAATAAAGATGGCCGAGTCTGAGGGGCTCAGGGCACACGCTGAATCCGTGCGGATCCGGATGAGGAGATGA
- a CDS encoding PspA/IM30 family protein, which produces MGLLDRMGTIVRSKMSRIMDKMEDPREVLDYSYEKQLELLQNVKRGIAEVATSKKRLELQRARLAQNAEQLEGKAREALNSGREDLARQALERKVSLQNQIETLDAQIAELDREEQKLIAVETRLSTKIETLRARKEAIKAQYSAAEAQVKVSESVTGISEELADVGLAIQRAEEKTEGMKARAAALDDLLEKGVLEDYTGGDALDRELSKAKTSSAVDAELARLRGETK; this is translated from the coding sequence ATGGGCCTTTTAGATCGCATGGGAACGATAGTCAGATCGAAGATGAGCAGGATAATGGACAAGATGGAGGATCCGAGAGAAGTGCTGGATTACTCCTATGAAAAGCAGCTCGAGCTGCTCCAGAATGTCAAGAGGGGCATTGCAGAGGTCGCCACCTCTAAGAAACGCCTGGAGCTCCAGCGCGCCAGGCTTGCACAGAACGCGGAGCAGCTCGAAGGGAAGGCGCGCGAAGCCCTGAACTCCGGAAGGGAGGATCTCGCAAGGCAGGCGCTCGAGAGAAAGGTATCCCTGCAGAACCAGATCGAGACCCTGGATGCGCAGATCGCCGAGCTCGATCGCGAGGAGCAGAAGCTCATCGCTGTGGAGACACGCCTCTCAACGAAGATAGAGACGCTTCGCGCCAGGAAGGAGGCGATAAAGGCGCAGTATTCAGCGGCTGAGGCGCAGGTCAAGGTGAGCGAATCTGTGACAGGCATAAGCGAGGAACTCGCGGACGTCGGTCTTGCGATACAGCGCGCCGAGGAGAAGACTGAAGGGATGAAGGCCCGCGCTGCAGCTCTCGATGATCTCCTCGAAAAGGGGGTTCTCGAGGACTACACCGGAGGAGATGCTCTGGATAGAGAACTCTCGAAGGCGAAAACATCAAGCGCCGTAGATGCGGAGCTGGCCAGGCTCAGGGGTGAGACGAAATGA
- a CDS encoding amino acid-binding protein — MRLSMELELQDVPGQLLLALQPIKNARGNIISVVHHRDRKTPRGTVPVRLIVEMDRSKLEGVKKELERSGIVVVRAGEERFIEEVSVILVGHVLDSDLGDTVSRIDSTGYAEVMDLSLSMPGVDEPSSAYMKIRATGKKEMQRALEILREVGAQKKLLVIEPVEDDL; from the coding sequence ATGCGACTTTCGATGGAGTTGGAGCTGCAGGACGTGCCGGGGCAACTGCTCCTAGCACTGCAACCCATAAAGAATGCCAGAGGGAACATAATCAGTGTTGTACACCACAGGGACAGGAAGACACCCAGGGGCACGGTGCCTGTGAGGCTCATCGTTGAGATGGACAGGTCAAAGCTTGAGGGTGTGAAGAAAGAGCTTGAGAGGAGTGGGATCGTCGTTGTGCGTGCCGGAGAGGAGCGCTTCATAGAGGAGGTGTCAGTGATACTTGTTGGCCATGTTCTAGACAGCGATCTGGGAGATACAGTGAGCAGGATCGACTCTACGGGGTATGCTGAGGTCATGGATCTCTCCCTCTCCATGCCGGGTGTCGATGAGCCATCATCGGCGTACATGAAGATCAGGGCCACAGGAAAGAAAGAGATGCAGAGAGCACTGGAGATTCTGCGTGAGGTGGGTGCTCAGAAGAAGCTACTCGTGATAGAACCGGTGGAGGATGATCTATGA
- the htpX gene encoding zinc metalloprotease HtpX — translation MVRWSADRGLQARMLLTMFLLAAVYLIFINVIMAMGVGIQGVVLIMGLFLFIQYFYSDKIALASVGARIVSESEAPELHELVGRLCAIAGLPKPRIAIVRTDIPNAFATGRSQSSSVVAVTTGLLRRLDKSELEAVLAHELSHIKNRDVAVMTIASFLSTVASVIVQNIFFLGDRRDRESGNLFAVWLVSLIVWIVSFILIRTLSRYREFSADRGSAIITGRPSALVSALMKISGTMARIPREDLRKVEGMNAFFIIPTGAIANLLSTHPPIEARIAALERLEREIL, via the coding sequence ATGGTACGATGGAGCGCAGATCGGGGCCTGCAGGCGAGAATGCTTCTGACGATGTTCTTGCTTGCAGCTGTATACCTGATATTCATAAACGTCATAATGGCAATGGGGGTGGGCATACAGGGAGTTGTCCTGATCATGGGCTTGTTTCTCTTCATACAGTACTTCTACTCGGACAAGATCGCCCTCGCAAGTGTCGGCGCGCGGATCGTCTCTGAGAGCGAGGCTCCTGAGCTGCACGAGCTCGTGGGGAGGCTCTGCGCAATAGCAGGTCTTCCAAAGCCCAGGATAGCGATCGTTCGCACAGACATACCCAATGCATTTGCCACCGGCCGGAGCCAGTCAAGCTCCGTGGTCGCAGTCACCACAGGTCTTCTCAGAAGACTTGATAAAAGCGAGCTGGAGGCGGTTCTCGCCCACGAGCTGTCACACATCAAAAACAGAGATGTGGCGGTGATGACGATCGCGAGCTTCCTCTCGACAGTGGCATCTGTGATAGTCCAGAACATATTCTTCCTGGGCGACAGGCGCGACCGGGAGTCAGGCAACCTCTTCGCTGTTTGGCTCGTCTCCCTGATTGTGTGGATCGTGAGCTTCATACTCATAAGGACTCTCTCAAGGTACAGGGAGTTCTCGGCGGACAGGGGATCGGCCATCATAACAGGAAGGCCCTCGGCTCTCGTATCTGCACTCATGAAGATCAGCGGTACCATGGCCAGGATCCCGAGGGAGGATCTCAGGAAGGTGGAGGGGATGAACGCATTCTTCATAATTCCCACGGGCGCCATAGCGAACCTCCTCTCAACACATCCCCCCATCGAGGCGAGAATTGCGGCGCTCGAGCGTCTTGAGAGGGAGATTCTCTGA
- a CDS encoding ATP-dependent DNA ligase: MTGFARFAELCERISQTSGSLEKTDILASFLSDLESDDLRIVAGFVMGVVIPGTELGVGPSLLYESISRATGLSSDAVNELLRATGDPGLVAYRAVERRKPLTLAAFSGSEGLEVQDVYQRFLSIAKASGRGSQEIRVKNLQYMFSEASPLEAKYIARLAMEDMRIGVGEGLVRDAIAKAFGVSKEDVERAYNLTNDLGLVAEYAKLGRLNELGISINRPIKMMLAQIGESIEASLAEGATAVEWKFDGARVQIHKDKGNVRIFSRRLEDVTSSLPEIREIVRGHVRARTAILDGEAVATGEDGRPLPFQEILRRFRRKYGVARTAKTIPLKLHLFDIIYMDGASLLDEPLEERRRVLVSVADPEIIAEQVVTSDVHRVEEIYREALAAGHEGVMLKNPSSTYTPGKRGKNWLKIKPLLESLDLVVIGARWGEGKRANLLGSYRLACIDTDTGELKDVGWVATGITDEMLAELTELFRELIVKENGMEVEVHPEIVFEVGYEEIQRSPNYSSGYALRFPRLIAVRDDKSPSEADTLERIGEIYRLQRGRSKK, from the coding sequence ATGACAGGCTTCGCGAGATTCGCAGAGCTCTGCGAGCGGATATCACAAACATCAGGCTCTCTTGAGAAGACAGACATACTGGCATCCTTCCTATCAGATCTGGAATCAGATGATCTTAGAATCGTTGCAGGCTTCGTCATGGGTGTCGTCATACCGGGAACAGAGCTCGGTGTCGGCCCAAGCCTTCTCTACGAGTCCATATCCAGGGCAACAGGCCTGAGCAGCGATGCAGTAAATGAGCTCCTGCGTGCCACCGGAGATCCCGGGCTTGTCGCGTACAGAGCGGTCGAGAGGAGAAAACCGCTCACGCTTGCGGCATTCTCCGGAAGCGAGGGGCTCGAGGTACAGGATGTCTATCAGAGGTTTCTCTCGATAGCAAAGGCCTCCGGCAGGGGCAGTCAGGAGATCAGGGTGAAGAATCTTCAGTACATGTTCAGTGAGGCCTCGCCGCTGGAGGCAAAGTACATCGCCAGGCTCGCGATGGAGGACATGAGGATAGGCGTCGGCGAGGGGCTCGTAAGGGATGCGATTGCAAAGGCATTTGGTGTGTCTAAAGAGGATGTGGAGAGGGCGTACAACCTGACGAATGATCTGGGGCTGGTCGCAGAGTACGCGAAGCTCGGAAGGCTGAACGAGCTGGGGATAAGCATAAACCGTCCGATCAAGATGATGCTGGCTCAGATCGGTGAGAGCATCGAGGCCTCTCTCGCAGAGGGCGCGACAGCAGTGGAATGGAAGTTCGATGGCGCCAGGGTCCAGATCCATAAGGATAAGGGAAATGTGAGAATATTCTCCCGCAGACTTGAGGATGTCACATCGTCCCTGCCCGAGATAAGGGAGATCGTGAGGGGGCATGTCAGGGCGAGGACAGCAATCCTCGATGGGGAGGCTGTGGCAACAGGCGAGGACGGGCGGCCGCTCCCGTTCCAGGAGATACTAAGGAGGTTCCGCAGGAAGTACGGAGTCGCGAGGACTGCGAAGACGATACCCCTGAAACTGCACCTCTTCGACATAATATACATGGACGGGGCGAGCCTTCTTGATGAACCTCTGGAGGAGAGGCGGAGGGTCCTCGTCAGCGTGGCGGATCCTGAGATCATAGCTGAGCAGGTAGTGACGAGCGATGTCCACAGGGTGGAGGAGATCTACAGAGAGGCGCTTGCAGCCGGGCACGAGGGCGTGATGCTCAAGAATCCCTCATCGACGTACACTCCGGGCAAGAGGGGCAAGAACTGGCTCAAGATCAAACCGCTCCTCGAATCCCTGGATCTCGTTGTGATCGGCGCACGGTGGGGGGAAGGGAAGAGAGCGAACCTTCTCGGCTCTTACAGGCTCGCCTGCATCGACACCGATACCGGGGAGCTGAAGGATGTCGGCTGGGTCGCAACAGGGATCACGGATGAGATGCTCGCGGAGCTCACCGAGCTCTTCCGGGAGCTGATAGTCAAGGAGAACGGGATGGAGGTGGAGGTTCATCCGGAGATCGTCTTCGAGGTGGGCTATGAGGAGATCCAGAGGAGCCCCAATTACTCATCCGGCTACGCCCTGCGTTTTCCAAGGCTGATCGCCGTCAGGGATGATAAATCACCATCTGAAGCTGATACGCTTGAGAGGATTGGCGAGATATATCGGCTTCAGAGGGGCAGATCCAAAAAATGA
- a CDS encoding bifunctional fructose-bisphosphatase/inositol-phosphate phosphatase — translation MSLSDVADELKSLCDLMSDNVASAVRGIAGTASAGSHIKIGADGTPTKAIDQIAEEAALAPLRNYGSGFRVLSEEMGESVIGEDPVYFIHLDPLDGTFNAIHGIPFYAISIFISDGSTHLAYVRDLVRGTKYYAEPGYGAYREDSSVDRINVSGTSNLMDFSISAYTMRPRTSRIVGVGDVVRRMRNLGAASLELCYVADGRLDAFIDLRGSLRVVDVIAGILMVEEAGGVATDALGEKLHLRRNMWERTDLIASNGLLHREILELIEGGTN, via the coding sequence ATGAGTCTATCGGATGTTGCAGATGAACTGAAATCGCTCTGCGACTTGATGTCTGATAACGTCGCATCAGCTGTGAGAGGCATCGCCGGGACAGCTAGCGCCGGATCACACATAAAGATCGGAGCTGATGGAACACCCACAAAGGCGATAGATCAGATCGCAGAGGAGGCGGCGCTTGCTCCTCTCAGGAATTACGGCTCTGGATTCAGGGTACTGAGCGAGGAGATGGGGGAGAGCGTGATCGGAGAGGATCCAGTGTACTTCATCCATCTGGATCCGCTTGACGGCACATTCAACGCGATACACGGGATACCATTTTACGCAATATCGATCTTCATAAGCGATGGCAGCACGCATCTGGCATACGTCCGCGACCTTGTGAGGGGAACGAAGTATTACGCGGAGCCTGGGTACGGAGCATACCGTGAAGATTCATCCGTGGATCGGATAAATGTATCAGGAACCTCCAATCTCATGGACTTCAGCATCTCCGCGTATACAATGCGTCCGAGGACGTCGAGGATTGTGGGCGTTGGAGATGTTGTGAGGAGGATGAGAAACCTAGGGGCAGCGTCGCTCGAGCTCTGCTATGTTGCGGATGGTAGACTGGATGCCTTCATCGACCTACGCGGCTCGCTCAGGGTCGTTGATGTGATCGCCGGAATTCTCATGGTGGAGGAGGCAGGGGGCGTGGCCACAGACGCTCTTGGAGAGAAGCTGCATCTCAGAAGGAATATGTGGGAGAGGACGGACCTGATAGCTTCAAATGGTCTCCTGCACAGAGAGATACTGGAGCTGATAGAGGGTGGTACCAATTAG
- the pspAB gene encoding PspA-associated protein PspAB: MGFLDFILGTTKLPQPKSERLFAIATARITLEAKLGLKPAGNAAICIKPLESSTYERTRAEVEDLLKLGSRETGTAYRLESDSYGYLWVVLTDQDFEDLVSGIHMVSRSLTDSGLGQQLLCAVFPFSNNSKVYWIFSFKLGAYYPFVPASEKPGRERDSALELRLRSVMSEELPIEKNVERWYPIWEMPL; encoded by the coding sequence ATGGGCTTTCTCGACTTTATTCTTGGTACCACAAAGCTGCCACAGCCGAAGTCTGAGAGGCTCTTCGCCATAGCCACAGCGAGAATCACGCTCGAGGCGAAGCTCGGGCTTAAGCCAGCAGGAAACGCAGCGATCTGCATAAAGCCTCTGGAGTCATCGACGTACGAGCGCACGCGTGCCGAGGTGGAGGACCTGCTGAAGCTTGGTTCGAGAGAGACTGGCACTGCATACCGCCTCGAGAGCGACAGTTACGGCTATCTGTGGGTGGTTCTCACAGACCAGGATTTCGAGGATCTCGTCTCTGGAATTCACATGGTCTCCAGGAGTCTCACAGACAGCGGGCTTGGCCAGCAGCTTCTATGCGCTGTGTTTCCGTTTTCCAACAACTCCAAGGTTTACTGGATATTCAGCTTCAAGCTGGGCGCGTACTACCCCTTTGTCCCAGCCAGCGAAAAACCCGGCAGGGAGCGGGACAGCGCGCTGGAGCTCAGGCTGAGGTCTGTGATGTCCGAGGAGCTCCCCATAGAAAAGAACGTGGAGCGGTGGTATCCCATATGGGAGATGCCGCTCTAA